Proteins from a single region of Elusimicrobia bacterium HGW-Elusimicrobia-1:
- the mobB gene encoding molybdopterin-guanine dinucleotide biosynthesis protein B gives MVEKTFRMTPMADLRPVVISFVGESGSGKTSLVTAVAGLLGRAGLSVGALKHTSSDFRAASAGKDTSRYEDAGIEFSGIVSDKKFSFTRNYSVRAASARDIAARYFSEADIVLAEGFKKEPLAKILVGAPPEGFSASSAVCAVPSLKSSGGSFSPATVRLAAASAFIYYAACVRHIFAGVGNRIKGDDAFGPSAADVFAAAGFSAADCGDVPENSANKIISSAPEAVVIFDAVSAPAASTGFGIYAADELSGIQLGTHGGGIKMFIDYLKMSSSAKIAVIGAHGASFALGDGLSPGPREAVAGLDVLARRIKLCMS, from the coding sequence ATGGTGGAGAAAACTTTTCGGATGACGCCAATGGCCGACTTGCGCCCCGTGGTAATATCTTTCGTCGGAGAAAGCGGCAGCGGCAAGACATCGCTCGTTACGGCCGTCGCCGGGCTTCTGGGCCGCGCAGGGCTTTCGGTCGGCGCCCTTAAACACACTTCGTCGGACTTTCGCGCCGCTTCCGCCGGCAAGGATACGTCCAGATACGAGGACGCGGGCATAGAGTTTTCCGGAATAGTTTCCGATAAGAAATTTTCTTTTACGAGAAATTATTCAGTCCGCGCCGCAAGCGCCCGTGACATCGCGGCGCGATATTTTTCCGAAGCGGACATAGTTCTGGCCGAAGGTTTCAAAAAAGAGCCCCTGGCAAAGATTCTTGTGGGCGCTCCGCCCGAAGGTTTCTCCGCATCCTCGGCGGTTTGCGCTGTCCCGTCGTTAAAATCATCCGGCGGCTCTTTTTCGCCCGCAACAGTCCGCCTGGCCGCCGCCTCGGCGTTTATTTATTACGCGGCATGTGTCAGGCATATTTTCGCGGGCGTCGGCAACCGGATCAAGGGCGACGACGCTTTCGGTCCGTCGGCGGCCGATGTTTTCGCCGCCGCGGGCTTTTCCGCGGCCGATTGCGGGGACGTTCCGGAAAATTCGGCCAACAAAATAATATCCTCCGCACCCGAAGCGGTCGTAATTTTCGACGCCGTCAGCGCGCCCGCTGCTTCGACGGGATTCGGAATCTACGCCGCGGACGAACTTTCCGGCATCCAGTTGGGCACTCACGGCGGCGGAATAAAAATGTTCATAGATTACCTGAAAATGAGTTCTTCGGCGAAAATTGCCGTCATAGGAGCGCACGGCGCGTCTTTCGCCCTGGGCGACGGTCTGTCGCCCGGGCCGCGCGAGGCCGTCGCCGGACTCGACGTTCTGGCGCGAAGGATAAAGCTATGCATGAGCTGA
- a CDS encoding [FeFe] hydrogenase H-cluster radical SAM maturase HydG — MRNMKESIVDTPRVSEILSACISSGDPSAASAVVERARDKKGFGVEDAAKIIGALGDPDFDRRLFEAAASVKKDIYGERLVFFAPLYLSNRCANDCAYCNFKSAHSALKRADLSVEEITRETASLLSMGHKRLLLESGESPEFGVERVTEAIRAIYSVKTRFGSIRRVNVNIAATSTENYRKLKSAGIGTYQLFQETYHPAAYADVHPRGPKSDYIRQITAHDRAFEAGIDDVGLGVLFGLYDWRFEALCLIEHATRLEKKHGVGPHTISVPRFRPADGVEYAPRYAVSDEDFLRIIAILRLAVPYTGLIISTRERPDIRAKAFGIGISQASAASATGVGGYGVRASGTAKSVGAKAGQFAVSDERPLADVVASALKDGLLPSFCTACYRRGRTGEKFMELAKPAEIHNFCRPNAILTFAEYLEDFAAPAVYRKGMAVIEKTLAAVEDAAMRQNTRSALDRIKNGERDVYF; from the coding sequence ATGCGTAATATGAAAGAATCAATCGTGGATACGCCGCGCGTATCCGAAATTCTATCGGCCTGTATATCTTCGGGCGATCCGTCGGCGGCTTCCGCCGTTGTCGAGCGCGCCCGGGATAAAAAAGGTTTCGGCGTCGAAGACGCGGCCAAAATAATCGGCGCCCTCGGCGACCCTGATTTCGACCGGCGGCTTTTCGAGGCCGCGGCTTCCGTCAAGAAGGACATTTACGGGGAGCGTCTCGTTTTCTTCGCGCCGCTTTATCTTTCAAACCGCTGCGCGAACGACTGCGCCTACTGCAATTTTAAGTCGGCGCACTCCGCGCTCAAACGGGCGGATTTAAGTGTCGAAGAAATTACGCGCGAAACCGCGTCGCTCTTGTCAATGGGACATAAAAGATTGCTTCTGGAATCGGGCGAGTCGCCCGAATTTGGCGTCGAGAGAGTTACGGAGGCCATCCGCGCGATATACTCCGTAAAAACGCGCTTTGGCTCCATACGCAGGGTTAATGTCAACATCGCCGCAACCTCGACGGAAAATTACCGCAAGTTGAAATCGGCGGGCATCGGCACTTACCAGCTTTTTCAGGAGACCTATCATCCCGCCGCGTACGCCGACGTCCATCCGCGCGGGCCCAAGTCGGACTATATCCGTCAGATAACCGCCCACGACAGGGCGTTTGAAGCGGGCATCGACGACGTTGGACTGGGCGTTCTGTTCGGGCTCTACGACTGGCGCTTTGAAGCGCTGTGTTTGATAGAACACGCGACCCGCCTTGAAAAAAAACACGGCGTGGGCCCTCACACGATTTCCGTTCCGCGATTCCGCCCCGCCGACGGCGTGGAATATGCGCCGCGGTACGCGGTTTCCGACGAGGATTTCCTGCGAATCATCGCCATACTCCGTCTGGCCGTGCCGTACACGGGGCTTATAATCAGCACCCGTGAGCGCCCTGACATCCGCGCGAAGGCCTTCGGCATAGGTATATCGCAGGCCTCGGCGGCTTCGGCCACGGGCGTGGGCGGTTATGGCGTCCGCGCGTCGGGGACTGCGAAGTCCGTCGGCGCGAAGGCGGGACAATTCGCGGTTTCCGACGAGCGGCCGCTGGCCGACGTCGTGGCTTCCGCGCTTAAAGACGGTCTTCTGCCGAGTTTTTGCACGGCCTGTTATCGTCGCGGCCGCACCGGCGAAAAATTCATGGAACTGGCCAAGCCGGCCGAAATACACAACTTCTGCCGGCCGAACGCCATACTGACATTCGCCGAATATCTGGAAGATTTTGCCGCTCCGGCGGTTTACCGCAAGGGCATGGCCGTCATAGAGAAAACCCTCGCGGCCGTCGAGGACGCCGCAATGAGACAAAATACGCGCTCTGCGCTCGACCGCATAAAAAATGGCGAGCGTGACGTTTACTTTTAA
- a CDS encoding [FeFe] hydrogenase H-cluster radical SAM maturase HydE, with product MCYAMPGRVTEISDGKVVVDYFGERRRVRNDFFKLAVGDYVYAQGGFIVQRISAAEAEPVLTTWKEYFAQLNKTDLRLASTGEDLRARANRVRREHTGNSSCVHGIIEFSNHCRADCLYCGLRSSNKSLKRYRMTPGEIVAAADYAIEKLGFKAIVLQSGEDAFFDGKTLSGIIARIMGKHPVLIVMSVGERDYSDYEAMYSAGARGALIRFETSNPVIYEKLRPGRRQAERLSLIKRLKSDGWIIMSGFIQGLPGQTEKDIAADIKLSESLGVEMMSFGPLIPHPDTPLAAAPPADFEKILDTIARARIMFPELRILVTTAAETLGGKEAARRALMAGANSVMVNLTPPEYSGLYSLYPGRVPVAGSRGEAVAETVKMLREMGRAPSDIGSTE from the coding sequence ATGTGCTATGCGATGCCGGGCAGAGTGACGGAAATTTCCGACGGAAAGGTCGTCGTCGATTACTTCGGCGAGCGCCGCCGCGTCCGCAATGATTTTTTCAAACTTGCCGTCGGCGATTACGTTTACGCGCAGGGCGGCTTCATAGTCCAGAGAATATCCGCGGCTGAGGCCGAGCCGGTTTTGACGACGTGGAAAGAATATTTCGCCCAGCTCAATAAGACGGATTTGCGGCTGGCGTCCACGGGCGAAGATTTGCGCGCCCGCGCCAATCGCGTGAGGCGCGAGCATACCGGCAATTCTTCGTGCGTGCACGGAATAATAGAATTCTCCAACCATTGCCGCGCCGACTGTCTGTATTGCGGACTTCGCTCCTCGAATAAATCCCTTAAACGGTATCGTATGACACCCGGCGAAATCGTGGCCGCCGCCGACTACGCCATCGAGAAGTTGGGTTTTAAGGCGATTGTCCTGCAATCGGGCGAGGATGCGTTTTTCGACGGGAAAACTCTGTCCGGAATAATCGCGCGGATAATGGGCAAACATCCCGTTTTGATAGTTATGAGCGTAGGCGAGCGCGATTATTCCGACTACGAGGCAATGTACTCCGCCGGCGCGCGCGGCGCGCTGATAAGATTTGAAACTTCAAACCCCGTCATATACGAAAAACTCCGCCCGGGCCGACGGCAGGCGGAAAGATTGTCGCTGATAAAACGCCTCAAATCCGACGGATGGATAATTATGAGCGGTTTCATCCAGGGTCTGCCGGGCCAGACGGAAAAAGACATCGCCGCCGATATCAAACTTTCCGAGTCGCTGGGCGTGGAGATGATGAGCTTCGGCCCGCTTATACCTCACCCCGATACGCCGCTGGCCGCCGCGCCGCCGGCCGATTTTGAAAAGATACTCGACACCATCGCCCGCGCCAGGATAATGTTTCCCGAACTCAGGATACTTGTGACCACCGCGGCCGAAACGCTCGGCGGAAAAGAGGCCGCCCGCAGGGCGCTTATGGCGGGGGCCAACTCCGTTATGGTCAATCTTACCCCGCCCGAATATTCAGGGCTTTATTCGCTTTATCCCGGTCGCGTCCCCGTCGCGGGCTCCCGAGGCGAAGCCGTGGCCGAAACGGTGAAAATGCTCAGAGAAATGGGACGCGCTCCGTCGGATATAGGTTCCACGGAATAA